A single Bacillus sp. HMF5848 DNA region contains:
- a CDS encoding peptidylprolyl isomerase: MVYIHKKGGYTVLKKLVLVFTFFIILAGCGQDSDIPNVTESEPKHSETNPNTTNGANPVVTITMENGKQIVMELYPDIAPNTVNNFISLINKGFYDGVIFHRVIPGFMIQGGDPQGTGMGGPDYTIKGEFTNNGFENNLSHTRGVVSMARTQVPDSAGSQFFIMVADTPQLDGEYAAFGEVTSGMETVDEIVSVERDGRDKPLEDQRIKQMTVDTFGVTYPEPEVSHLNF, from the coding sequence ATGGTATATATACATAAGAAAGGTGGCTATACAGTGCTAAAAAAGTTGGTACTAGTTTTTACTTTTTTCATCATACTTGCCGGATGTGGACAAGACTCTGACATTCCAAATGTTACGGAGTCAGAGCCGAAGCATTCAGAAACCAATCCCAATACGACGAATGGAGCAAATCCAGTCGTAACTATTACGATGGAAAATGGCAAACAAATTGTAATGGAGCTTTATCCAGATATTGCACCAAATACTGTAAATAACTTCATATCACTTATTAATAAAGGATTTTATGATGGAGTCATCTTCCACCGAGTTATCCCAGGCTTCATGATTCAAGGCGGAGATCCTCAAGGGACGGGAATGGGAGGCCCAGATTATACTATAAAAGGGGAATTTACTAATAACGGTTTTGAAAATAATCTTTCCCACACTCGTGGAGTTGTTTCCATGGCTCGTACTCAAGTACCTGATTCGGCTGGGTCACAATTTTTTATTATGGTCGCTGATACGCCTCAATTAGATGGTGAATACGCAGCCTTTGGAGAAGTTACATCTGGAATGGAAACAGTGGATGAAATTGTCTCTGTTGAACGTGATGGAAGGGACAAGCCATTAGAAGATCAGAGAATTAAGCAGATGACAGTTGATACATTTGGCGTCACTTATCCGGAACCAGAGGTATCACATTTAAACTTCTAA
- a CDS encoding SET domain-containing protein has product MIEVKTSPLSNGEFNRGVFATQNIQKGELIHSAPVISYPNEEHKYIEKTLLADYAFEYGINHTAILLGYGMLFNHSYTPNAIYEIDFDTHTFNFFAYKDIKSGEEILINYNGEVDDLEPLWFNKEDDSKLEKE; this is encoded by the coding sequence ATGATCGAGGTAAAAACATCGCCATTAAGTAATGGTGAATTTAATAGAGGTGTTTTTGCAACACAGAATATACAAAAAGGAGAGCTTATCCATTCAGCACCAGTGATTTCTTATCCAAATGAAGAACACAAGTATATTGAAAAAACATTACTTGCAGATTATGCATTTGAATATGGCATTAATCATACAGCTATTCTTCTTGGCTATGGCATGCTTTTTAACCATTCATATACTCCAAATGCTATATATGAAATTGACTTTGATACCCACACTTTTAATTTCTTTGCTTACAAGGATATAAAAAGTGGAGAAGAAATATTAATTAATTACAATGGTGAAGTCGATGATTTAGAGCCACTTTGGTTTAATAAAGAGGACGATAGTAAATTAGAAAAAGAATAA
- a CDS encoding L,D-transpeptidase family protein — translation MLHTVKSGETLFKISEDYRVSLQSIINANPGINPNLIYVGQKLNIPGYPDPKTIPYQIKIDLSDRKLTLTRNGAVQKTYPIGVGKIVSQTPTGNYIIINKAPNPGGPFGTMWMSLSKKGYGIHGTNNPSSIGKYVSKGCVRMYNKDVEELANIVPIGTAVFIRP, via the coding sequence ATGCTTCATACTGTAAAAAGTGGTGAGACGTTATTTAAGATTTCAGAGGATTATCGAGTGTCGCTTCAATCCATCATCAATGCTAATCCAGGTATTAACCCTAATCTCATATACGTTGGTCAAAAATTAAATATTCCAGGGTATCCTGATCCAAAGACGATTCCATACCAAATTAAAATTGATTTATCTGATCGTAAATTAACATTGACTAGAAACGGTGCAGTTCAAAAAACATATCCAATAGGTGTAGGGAAAATTGTCAGTCAAACGCCCACAGGTAACTATATTATTATTAACAAAGCACCTAATCCTGGTGGCCCTTTTGGGACAATGTGGATGAGTTTATCAAAAAAGGGATACGGTATTCATGGTACGAATAATCCATCGTCGATAGGCAAGTATGTATCAAAGGGCTGTGTAAGAATGTATAATAAGGATGTTGAAGAGCTTGCAAATATAGTCCCTATAGGTACAGCCGTTTTTATTCGCCCGTAA
- a CDS encoding thioredoxin family protein: MRSIQDIEDFIKQNHIAFLYVSRPNCSVCHALWPQVDTMLQINFPLIKVKHINADNIHGIAGYLSIFTVPVLLLYIDGKELLREARFVHMDEFQRKLQKIYELNV, from the coding sequence TTGAGATCAATACAAGATATTGAGGATTTTATTAAACAAAATCATATTGCTTTTTTATACGTATCGAGGCCAAATTGCAGTGTATGTCATGCATTATGGCCTCAAGTAGACACAATGTTACAAATTAATTTTCCACTAATAAAAGTAAAACATATAAATGCTGATAATATACACGGAATTGCAGGTTACCTATCTATCTTTACCGTACCAGTTTTACTTTTATATATTGATGGGAAGGAATTATTGCGTGAAGCAAGATTTGTACATATGGACGAATTTCAACGAAAGTTGCAAAAAATATATGAATTAAATGTATGA
- a CDS encoding threonine synthase: MSFSYISQLRCPKCGATYTDMVENHLCCCGSPLLVQYDLDTMKRCVKRQDLNKNYMSLWRYHFLLPVRDSSNIVTLGEGLTPLVPMERLASTYHISSLLMKDEGLIPTGSFKARGAAVGVSKAKELGIQALTMPTNGNAGAAWALYAARANMASYIVMPLDAPEITRREVSAAGAHLFLVDGLISDAGKIVANLVQDYKLYDASTLKEPYRIEGKKTMGLELIEQLNWNVPDVILYPTGGGVGIIGIYKAIQELMTLGWIENSKMPRLVAVQSEGCAPIVQAWNNQSQESVFWQQSETIAFGINVPKAIGDFLVLQALYETEGCAIAVSETDIKSTLHEIAEQEGCFVCPEGAATFAAAKRLREENWIKKGEQVVCLNTGMGLKYPNVIDVNKSILKKDARIKIVHTS, translated from the coding sequence ATGTCGTTTAGTTATATCTCGCAATTAAGATGTCCAAAATGTGGCGCTACATACACAGATATGGTAGAAAATCACCTATGTTGTTGTGGTTCTCCCTTGTTAGTTCAGTATGATTTAGACACCATGAAAAGATGCGTAAAAAGGCAAGACTTAAATAAGAACTATATGTCTCTTTGGAGATATCATTTTTTATTACCAGTTCGAGATAGTTCGAATATAGTTACACTCGGGGAAGGATTAACACCACTTGTTCCAATGGAAAGACTTGCTTCTACATATCACATATCTTCTTTACTAATGAAAGATGAGGGACTGATCCCAACAGGTTCATTTAAAGCGCGAGGCGCAGCTGTAGGTGTTTCTAAAGCAAAAGAGCTTGGCATTCAAGCTCTGACCATGCCTACTAATGGGAATGCTGGCGCTGCATGGGCATTGTACGCTGCTCGAGCAAATATGGCCTCATACATTGTTATGCCTTTGGATGCGCCCGAGATTACACGCAGAGAAGTTTCTGCAGCTGGAGCACACCTGTTTTTAGTAGATGGGCTTATTAGCGATGCTGGTAAAATAGTTGCGAATCTTGTTCAGGATTATAAGCTATACGACGCTTCAACTTTAAAAGAACCATATAGAATTGAAGGTAAAAAGACAATGGGTCTAGAGCTTATTGAGCAGCTTAATTGGAATGTTCCAGACGTTATCTTGTATCCAACCGGTGGTGGGGTCGGTATTATCGGCATTTATAAAGCTATCCAGGAACTAATGACTCTCGGTTGGATCGAAAACTCAAAAATGCCTCGCCTAGTTGCTGTTCAATCTGAAGGGTGTGCACCGATAGTACAAGCTTGGAATAACCAATCGCAAGAATCCGTGTTTTGGCAGCAATCAGAAACAATCGCATTTGGTATAAATGTTCCGAAAGCGATTGGCGACTTTTTAGTTTTACAGGCGTTATATGAGACAGAGGGTTGTGCAATTGCAGTAAGTGAAACAGATATAAAATCAACATTACATGAGATTGCTGAACAAGAGGGTTGCTTTGTTTGCCCGGAAGGTGCAGCTACTTTTGCTGCAGCAAAGAGATTGCGTGAGGAAAACTGGATAAAAAAGGGAGAACAAGTTGTGTGCCTCAATACAGGCATGGGACTCAAATATCCTAATGTCATTGATGTTAATAAATCTATTTTAAAAAAGGATGCTCGAATTAAAATAGTACATACTAGCTAA
- a CDS encoding pyridoxamine 5'-phosphate oxidase family protein has translation MANTESSLSKELIDVLQGEKIVALITLDEKTREPHLSAVSWLKAHSDGKTIKFALGHKGTSVTNIQANPEVTFGVIGAGGYYSIKGKATISDVIEKSMKYRVATVNIEEVENVIFYGGKITVEPEYEKTYGEELAKKLDQEVYDLLSD, from the coding sequence TTGGCAAATACTGAATCGTCTTTATCGAAGGAATTAATTGATGTTCTTCAAGGAGAAAAGATTGTAGCGCTTATAACATTAGATGAAAAAACACGTGAACCTCATTTAAGTGCAGTCTCGTGGTTAAAGGCTCATTCAGATGGGAAAACAATTAAATTTGCACTTGGTCATAAGGGAACAAGTGTTACGAATATCCAAGCAAACCCTGAGGTTACGTTTGGTGTTATAGGTGCTGGAGGCTACTATTCAATTAAAGGAAAAGCAACGATTTCTGATGTTATTGAAAAGTCGATGAAATATCGTGTTGCAACTGTAAACATTGAGGAAGTTGAAAATGTCATCTTTTACGGTGGTAAAATTACCGTTGAGCCTGAGTATGAGAAAACATACGGGGAAGAACTTGCTAAAAAATTAGACCAGGAAGTTTATGACTTACTTAGCGACTAG
- a CDS encoding MFS transporter, with protein MNRNRILWTMAFAQFLVMQVWFNFSAVMPIVQVEWHLNGTQSGLIVAFFHVGYVLAVFFYSFLSDNYNPKYSFIYGALIAGISGVLFGLFANNFIAALFLRVISGIGVAGIYVPGMKLLAELFSVRERGRAFGVYVGSLVAGSGFSLFVSGLIINQFGWRAVIVLTSIASLIAAVMMMLSKLPDITIQQQKITLKDVTRVIKKKNLLVNLGYAGHCWELYAMWAWIGPFMVHYFTLKESTHAVQIGNLTASCIIMIGAFASYNGGRLSDTWGRTKTIQFFIIISIACSLIIGWLTILPIWMMVLLALIYGYTIIADSPVYNTLLTEITDKDVLGISLGVQSVMGFSFTIVSPFIFGILLDIFGYGVAFSILGIITVMTPLCLKALSKTLKLEEA; from the coding sequence ATGAATCGTAATAGAATTCTATGGACAATGGCATTTGCCCAATTTTTAGTTATGCAGGTTTGGTTTAATTTCTCTGCAGTCATGCCAATAGTACAAGTCGAATGGCACCTAAATGGTACACAGTCAGGGTTAATAGTTGCTTTTTTCCATGTAGGATATGTTTTGGCTGTATTTTTTTACAGCTTTCTTAGCGATAATTACAATCCTAAATATTCTTTTATTTATGGTGCTTTAATAGCGGGGATATCTGGAGTACTTTTCGGTTTGTTTGCCAACAATTTTATTGCTGCTCTTTTTCTACGAGTGATTTCTGGTATCGGAGTAGCTGGGATTTATGTTCCAGGTATGAAGCTACTTGCAGAATTATTTTCTGTCCGAGAGCGTGGCCGAGCATTTGGTGTGTATGTAGGTTCACTCGTCGCAGGGTCAGGATTTTCATTATTCGTTTCCGGTCTTATTATCAATCAATTCGGCTGGAGAGCTGTTATTGTATTAACATCAATTGCTAGCTTAATCGCTGCTGTTATGATGATGTTGTCTAAACTTCCTGATATAACAATACAACAACAAAAAATTACATTGAAGGATGTAACTCGTGTTATTAAAAAAAAGAATTTATTAGTGAATTTAGGTTATGCAGGACACTGCTGGGAACTGTATGCAATGTGGGCTTGGATAGGACCATTTATGGTTCATTACTTTACTCTTAAGGAGAGTACACATGCTGTTCAAATTGGCAATTTAACAGCATCCTGTATCATTATGATTGGTGCTTTTGCTTCATATAATGGAGGAAGACTTTCAGATACATGGGGACGAACTAAAACAATACAATTTTTCATTATAATAAGTATAGCTTGTTCACTGATAATCGGCTGGTTAACTATTTTACCAATTTGGATGATGGTATTACTGGCCCTTATTTATGGGTATACAATTATTGCTGACTCACCTGTATATAATACATTACTTACTGAAATTACAGACAAAGATGTATTAGGTATATCTCTTGGTGTTCAATCTGTTATGGGCTTTAGCTTCACCATTGTTTCACCGTTTATTTTTGGGATTTTACTAGATATATTTGGTTACGGTGTAGCTTTTTCAATATTAGGTATAATTACTGTCATGACACCTTTGTGTTTAAAAGCACTAAGTAAAACTTTAAAACTAGAAGAAGCATAG
- the cspD gene encoding cold-shock protein CspD: protein MNTGTVKWFNAEKGFGFIAVEGGDDVFVHFSAIEGDGFKTLEEGQTVNFDIVEGNRGPQAANVVKA, encoded by the coding sequence ATGAACACAGGTACTGTAAAATGGTTTAACGCAGAAAAAGGATTTGGCTTTATCGCAGTTGAAGGTGGAGATGACGTATTCGTACATTTCTCAGCTATCGAAGGTGACGGATTCAAAACTCTTGAAGAAGGCCAAACTGTAAATTTTGACATCGTAGAAGGCAACCGCGGACCTCAAGCTGCTAATGTTGTTAAAGCATAA
- a CDS encoding 4a-hydroxytetrahydrobiopterin dehydratase: MEPLRDEEIVKVIHTIENWHIVEDGNWIQRKYRFKDYLVALQFVHEIGTHAETIQHHPFISIDYKLVNVKLTSWRAKGVTKLDIDCAKHYNEIYNKLIK, translated from the coding sequence ATGGAACCACTAAGAGACGAAGAGATTGTAAAAGTTATTCACACAATAGAAAACTGGCATATAGTTGAGGATGGAAATTGGATTCAAAGGAAATACCGGTTTAAAGATTATTTAGTAGCTTTACAGTTTGTACATGAGATCGGAACTCACGCTGAAACAATTCAGCACCATCCTTTCATTTCAATTGACTATAAATTAGTAAATGTTAAATTAACATCATGGCGCGCAAAGGGAGTCACAAAATTAGATATTGATTGCGCCAAACATTATAATGAAATTTACAATAAGTTAATAAAATAA
- a CDS encoding amino acid permease: protein MKWWQLSLFGVGCIIGTGFFLGTSIAIRKTGPSIIIILFLAAVATYLVFDGLARMVAREPKKGAFRSYAQQAFGHWAGFCSGWVYWFSEVLIMGSQMTALSIFTKFWFPSVPLWIFACIYACLGLVILLIGVAWLNKLENLFAIIKVSAIVMFIIIALLGVFNVIDSSKPIKLTESFNQFFAAGISGFLSSMIFGFYAFGGVEVMGLLAIKLEKPKDAPKSGKIMLLILTFIYILSIGLAVLMINFKSFETDQSPFVTALEPFQLNFVPHIFNGALIIAGFSTMVASIYAVTTILITLAEEGDAPKRFAKAGKLAVPIPAFLITVFSLTASIVFSLLMPDKVYEYITTAAGLMLIYNWIFILLSARRLLSVGRLVKFSYLFGIMLIFVTVIGTLFSESSRPGFFISIGFIVIILVVMLFVRPRWKQNDNIKRSLFEKFQPTKS from the coding sequence ATGAAATGGTGGCAGCTGTCATTATTTGGTGTAGGCTGCATAATTGGTACTGGTTTTTTCTTAGGGACAAGTATTGCCATAAGGAAAACTGGACCTTCAATTATCATTATATTATTCCTTGCCGCAGTTGCCACTTATTTAGTATTTGATGGGTTAGCTCGAATGGTAGCACGGGAACCAAAAAAAGGAGCGTTTCGTTCTTATGCTCAACAAGCATTTGGCCACTGGGCCGGTTTTTGTAGTGGTTGGGTATATTGGTTTTCTGAGGTTTTAATAATGGGGAGTCAAATGACTGCATTGTCTATATTTACGAAGTTCTGGTTTCCTTCAGTACCATTGTGGATTTTTGCGTGCATATATGCTTGTCTAGGGCTTGTCATATTATTAATCGGCGTTGCCTGGCTAAACAAGTTGGAAAATCTCTTTGCCATAATCAAAGTATCAGCCATTGTCATGTTTATTATCATTGCTCTTCTAGGCGTATTTAATGTTATTGATAGTTCAAAACCAATAAAACTCACAGAGTCATTTAATCAGTTCTTTGCAGCTGGAATAAGTGGTTTTTTATCCTCAATGATTTTTGGCTTTTATGCTTTTGGAGGCGTCGAAGTAATGGGCTTACTAGCTATAAAACTAGAGAAACCTAAGGATGCACCGAAATCAGGGAAGATTATGCTACTAATTTTAACGTTCATTTATATATTATCTATCGGTCTTGCAGTTCTTATGATTAATTTTAAATCGTTTGAGACAGATCAAAGTCCATTTGTGACTGCTTTAGAACCTTTTCAATTGAACTTTGTGCCTCACATATTTAATGGTGCATTAATCATTGCTGGTTTTTCAACAATGGTTGCTTCTATATACGCAGTAACAACAATACTTATCACACTGGCTGAAGAGGGCGATGCACCTAAACGATTTGCTAAAGCTGGAAAATTAGCTGTCCCAATACCTGCTTTCCTAATTACAGTATTTAGTTTAACTGCTTCCATCGTATTTTCATTGCTCATGCCAGATAAAGTGTATGAATATATAACAACCGCAGCTGGTCTTATGCTCATTTATAATTGGATCTTTATTTTATTATCTGCGAGGCGTCTCCTGTCCGTGGGAAGGTTAGTAAAGTTCAGTTACTTGTTTGGGATTATGCTTATATTTGTCACAGTTATTGGCACACTATTTAGCGAATCAAGTCGACCTGGTTTTTTTATTAGCATAGGTTTTATTGTTATTATACTGGTTGTGATGTTATTTGTACGCCCACGTTGGAAACAAAATGACAATATAAAAAGATCTTTATTTGAGAAATTTCAGCCAACTAAATCATAG
- a CDS encoding serine protease, whose protein sequence is MTEEQNEVDKHIEDIKKFESDLYDDDEQIKEELLSPRTKQSNKRDLTPRAKLILSVISIFLVLQIIGSLGQIFSLPAIQFLRTSYELSQIQEVQEYKKAIVTIKSDNRKGTGFNITPEGLIITNAHIVEDNPIAYIDFSNGPLYQASVEITVPSKDLAILSIDKNQDVTELPYITLARDKSWGIGDHVYFIGNPLRFSYIANEGEILGEVGSSNLSIPVMAIDAPVYKGNSGSPVIDENGNVIAIVYATGTRTLDNKTKKVGLAVPAYEIISVVKSFQE, encoded by the coding sequence ATGACAGAAGAACAAAATGAAGTGGACAAGCATATTGAAGATATTAAAAAATTCGAGTCTGATTTATATGATGATGATGAGCAAATAAAAGAAGAATTATTATCACCAAGAACAAAACAATCAAATAAACGTGACTTAACACCTAGAGCGAAGTTAATTTTATCTGTTATATCAATTTTTTTAGTGTTACAAATTATTGGCTCATTAGGCCAAATCTTTAGTCTTCCGGCTATACAATTTCTACGTACTTCATACGAATTATCACAAATACAAGAAGTTCAAGAATATAAGAAAGCGATTGTGACAATTAAATCAGACAATCGCAAGGGAACAGGATTTAATATAACTCCAGAAGGATTAATAATTACCAATGCGCATATCGTTGAAGACAATCCAATAGCTTATATTGACTTTTCAAATGGTCCACTATATCAAGCATCTGTGGAAATAACTGTTCCAAGTAAGGACTTAGCTATACTTTCCATTGATAAAAATCAGGATGTAACAGAATTACCGTATATAACACTGGCACGAGATAAATCATGGGGTATTGGTGACCATGTTTATTTCATAGGCAACCCACTACGTTTTTCTTACATTGCTAATGAAGGTGAAATTCTCGGAGAAGTAGGTAGTAGTAATTTATCCATACCTGTTATGGCTATAGATGCACCTGTATATAAAGGAAATAGTGGAAGTCCTGTAATTGATGAAAATGGAAATGTGATAGCAATTGTGTACGCAACAGGAACAAGAACATTAGATAACAAAACTAAAAAGGTTGGATTAGCAGTCCCTGCGTATGAAATTATTAGTGTAGTAAAGTCGTTTCAAGAATAA
- a CDS encoding SLC13 family permease, whose translation MNPDLVITFVILAITTVFFINGKFRTDIVAIGSMLALLLAGVVTAEEALAGFSNSVVIMIAGLFVVGAGIFRTGLAKLIGKQLLKLAGRSELKLLIIVMLVTAGFSGIMSNTGTVAVLLPVVISLALDMKVSPSKFLIPLAYASSLGGVLTLIGTPPNLVISQTLKDYGFEKLSFFDFTGIGLIALITGLIYMATIGRKLLPSQKAANINNEDVISPKQLAIFYKLHNELFKVKVKNGSELIEHTLREIKVSEKYNVTIIEIQHKLREPLLLFANGPHEEATSESKIEADDILLLLGKKSDVESFCQANNAEVLTSSDEADSLQSRDLGMTEILISPHSKFINHTLEELKFREKYKLNVLAINRKGYYIKNHLARTKLRFGDALLVHGPWEDIELLSKDSNDVMMIGQIEEEAGKAYAKGRAPIAAANMILMIILMMFNIVPSVVAVLIAAFLMIATGCLRNMNDAYRKINWESVILIAAMLPMSTALEKTGGVKLISDVMVSSLGEYGTYAIMAGFYVVTMILSQFISNTATAVIFAPVAITTAASLGVSPYPLLISISIAASMAFATPVATPPNALVMTAGGYQFKDFVKVGIPLQLILSVVMIICIPLFFPF comes from the coding sequence GTGAATCCAGATTTGGTCATCACGTTTGTCATCTTAGCAATTACAACAGTTTTTTTTATTAATGGCAAGTTTCGTACAGATATTGTAGCAATTGGTTCAATGCTAGCCTTGCTATTAGCTGGTGTTGTCACTGCAGAAGAAGCGCTGGCAGGCTTCTCTAATAGTGTAGTAATTATGATTGCGGGACTTTTTGTAGTAGGTGCGGGTATATTTCGAACAGGCTTAGCTAAGTTAATTGGGAAGCAACTATTGAAACTGGCAGGAAGAAGTGAATTAAAACTCCTAATCATTGTAATGTTAGTAACAGCGGGCTTTAGCGGTATTATGAGTAATACAGGAACCGTTGCCGTTTTGTTGCCAGTTGTTATTAGCCTAGCTTTAGACATGAAGGTATCACCATCTAAGTTTTTAATACCATTAGCGTACGCCAGTAGTTTAGGTGGCGTACTTACATTAATTGGGACACCACCGAACCTAGTTATTAGTCAGACTCTTAAAGATTATGGATTTGAAAAATTATCATTCTTTGATTTTACTGGAATCGGCCTTATCGCTTTAATAACCGGATTGATTTACATGGCAACGATAGGTAGAAAACTATTACCTTCTCAAAAAGCTGCCAATATTAATAATGAGGATGTTATCTCGCCTAAGCAGCTTGCTATCTTTTATAAATTACACAATGAGCTTTTTAAGGTAAAAGTAAAAAATGGCTCCGAGCTCATAGAGCATACTCTTAGGGAAATTAAAGTTAGTGAGAAGTACAATGTCACTATTATAGAAATTCAACATAAGCTTAGAGAACCGCTGCTGCTATTCGCGAACGGACCACACGAAGAAGCAACGTCTGAAAGTAAAATTGAAGCAGATGACATACTGTTATTATTAGGAAAAAAATCTGACGTTGAATCCTTTTGTCAAGCCAATAATGCTGAAGTTTTAACATCTTCAGATGAAGCTGATTCGTTACAGTCAAGAGACTTAGGTATGACAGAGATTCTTATTAGTCCACATTCGAAATTTATAAATCATACATTAGAAGAGCTTAAATTTCGAGAAAAGTATAAGCTCAACGTGCTCGCTATAAACCGAAAAGGCTATTATATTAAAAATCATTTGGCAAGAACAAAATTAAGATTTGGTGATGCTTTACTTGTTCATGGTCCATGGGAAGATATTGAATTGTTAAGTAAAGATTCCAATGATGTCATGATGATAGGACAAATTGAAGAAGAAGCTGGAAAAGCATATGCTAAAGGACGTGCTCCCATAGCGGCAGCAAATATGATATTAATGATTATCTTAATGATGTTTAACATAGTACCATCTGTTGTGGCAGTACTTATTGCAGCATTCTTAATGATTGCAACTGGATGCTTACGCAATATGAACGATGCTTATCGGAAAATTAATTGGGAGTCTGTTATTCTTATTGCAGCGATGCTACCCATGTCAACTGCATTGGAAAAAACCGGTGGCGTTAAGCTTATTTCTGATGTTATGGTCTCATCTTTAGGTGAATACGGTACCTATGCTATTATGGCAGGGTTTTATGTAGTTACGATGATCTTGAGCCAATTTATAAGTAATACAGCAACTGCTGTTATTTTTGCACCTGTTGCCATTACAACGGCAGCGAGTCTAGGCGTAAGTCCATACCCGTTGTTAATTTCGATTTCTATTGCCGCAAGTATGGCATTTGCTACACCTGTAGCAACGCCACCTAACGCACTTGTAATGACAGCAGGGGGATACCAGTTCAAGGACTTTGTCAAAGTTGGTATTCCTTTGCAACTCATATTATCTGTTGTAATGATTATTTGCATTCCATTATTTTTCCCTTTTTAA
- a CDS encoding 1-acyl-sn-glycerol-3-phosphate acyltransferase translates to MVRTIFWFIYFWGFLLYSTIGLKKAKALHSSEGHNINKTDRLIHSLPREWARSLIKITGSKVTVHNEQNIPVDGPVLFVANHQGNFDIPVLIGHIDKPKGFISKIEVKKLPIVRDWMEVMQCIFIDRNNRRQSVKALQDGVEKLKTGHSMVIFPEGTRSKGNKMGEFKTGSFRLAVKAEVPIVPITINGTYKIMEANGWIMKPAEVSVTVGECIPYTEYHHLNYEQLATLVKTKIEEKL, encoded by the coding sequence ATGGTTCGTACGATATTTTGGTTTATATATTTTTGGGGGTTTTTGCTTTATTCTACAATTGGGTTAAAAAAAGCTAAAGCACTTCACTCATCAGAAGGTCATAACATTAATAAGACAGATAGATTGATACATAGTTTACCAAGAGAATGGGCTAGATCACTTATAAAAATAACAGGGTCTAAAGTTACAGTCCATAACGAACAAAATATTCCAGTTGATGGCCCTGTATTATTTGTGGCTAATCACCAAGGGAATTTTGATATTCCTGTGTTGATTGGTCATATTGATAAACCAAAGGGGTTTATTTCTAAAATAGAAGTTAAAAAACTTCCCATAGTACGCGATTGGATGGAAGTTATGCAATGTATTTTTATTGATAGAAATAACAGACGACAATCAGTAAAAGCATTACAAGATGGGGTTGAAAAACTGAAGACAGGACACTCCATGGTAATTTTTCCGGAAGGTACAAGAAGTAAAGGAAACAAGATGGGGGAATTTAAAACAGGCTCCTTTCGCTTAGCTGTCAAAGCAGAAGTACCCATTGTACCAATTACGATTAATGGAACCTATAAAATTATGGAAGCAAACGGTTGGATTATGAAGCCCGCAGAAGTTTCTGTTACAGTGGGAGAATGTATTCCATACACCGAATATCACCACTTAAACTATGAACAACTAGCAACACTTGTGAAAACTAAAATTGAAGAAAAATTATAG